The following coding sequences lie in one Arachis ipaensis cultivar K30076 chromosome B03, Araip1.1, whole genome shotgun sequence genomic window:
- the LOC107634363 gene encoding expansin-A12 yields MKMAPLIMISSCFVWNLFMVLIGVSVSVPVEAKSWLKAHATFYGANQSPISLGGACGYDNTFHAGFGVNTAAVSTMLFRGGEACGACYQVICDYRVDPKWCLRRRSVTVTATNFCPPNNQGGWCDPPHHHFDMSAPSFFRIARQGSEGIVPVLYTRVPCKRRGGVRFTLRGQSNFNMVMISNVGGSGDVKAVSIKGSRGRSSWLPMHRNWGANWQSSVDLRNQRLSFKLTLADGNTLQFLNVVPSSWRFGQTFSSRNQFS; encoded by the exons ATGAAAATGGCGCCTCTTATTATGATTTCATCATGTTTCGTTTGGAATCTCTTTATGGTTCTTATCGGAGTAAGTGTTAGTGTCCCTGTTGAAGCTAAATCTTGGCTTAAAGCTCATGCAACCTTCTACGGGGCCAATCAAAGTCCCATCAGCCTCG GGGGAGCTTGTGGTTATGACAACACCTTTCATGCTGGGTTTGGTGTGAACACTGCGGCAGTGAGCACCATGCTCTTCAGAGGTGGTGAGGCTTGTGGAGCATGCTACCAAGTGATTTGCGACTACCGGGTCGACCCAAAATGGTGCCTCCGGCGACGAAGTGTGACCGTAACTGCCACCAATTTTTGCCCTCCGAACAACCAGGGAGGGTGGTGTGATCCACCTCACCATCACTTTGATATGTCCGCTCCGTCTTTCTTTCGCATTGCAAGACAAGGCAGTGAAGGCATTGTTCCCGTTCTCTATACAAG GGTGCCATGCAAAAGAAGAGGTGGAGTGAGATTCACGTTGAGGGGGCAATCCAATTTCAACATGGTGATGATATCCAACGTGGGAGGCAGCGGGGACGTGAAGGCCGTCTCGATCAAAGGATCGAGAGGCCGCTCGTCTTGGCTGCCTATGCACCGCAACTGGGGAGCCAACTGGCAAAGCAGTGTGGATCTCCGGAACCAGAGGCTCTCATTCAAGCTAACATTGGCAGATGGGAATACACTGCAGTTTCTCAATGTTGTTCCTTCTAGTTGGAGGTTTGGACAGACGTTTTCATCAAGAAACCAGTTCTCCTGA
- the LOC107632920 gene encoding uncharacterized protein LOC107632920: protein MNIYQFDRSRTNFKVEELAAVLGSRQQNYQVLLDEGKCDCGYFQALHIPCLHVLAACSHARLDWKRFVHPMYRMESVFNVYRLEFQPIGHVDDWPSYDDPQIRPNPRMMRAKRGWPVSSMIRNNMDDVEHNGEKQCGLCRQIGHTRRTCTSLGDGGASSSRR, encoded by the coding sequence ATGAATATTTACCAGTTTGATCGGTCCAGGACAAACTTCAAGGTTGAAGAGTTAGCGGCAGTTCTGGGATCCAGACAACAGAATTATCAGGTACTGCTTGATGAGGGCAAGTGTGACTGTGGGTATTTTCAGGCTCTTCATATTCCTTGTCTTCACGTGCTTGCAGCTTGCTCTCATGCAAGGCTTGATTGGAAGCGGTTTGTGCATCCTATGTATCGCATGGAGTCGGTCTTCAATGTTTACAGATTAGAGTTTCAACCCATAGGACACGTGGATGATTGGCCATCGTATGACGATCCCCAAATCCGTCCCAACCCTCGGATGATGAGAGCGAAGAGAGGTTGGCCCGTGAGCTCCATGATTCGTAACAACATGGATGACGTTGAGCATAATGGGGAGAAGCAGTGCGGATTGTGTCGCCAAATCGGGCACACGCGGAGGACTTGCACGTCTCTTGGTGATGGAGGAGCATCTTCTAGTCGACGGTAG
- the LOC107632919 gene encoding uncharacterized protein LOC107632919, which translates to MTSDWSFTQGGPEEDPSNEFEVGLQFGNKEEVMLAVKQYSIRRAAEYKIVESDHWRYNVRCIQIGPDCNWSILISYRRKQEKWEVRRYTGPHTCMQTSMGQDHRRLDLNVIAQHIFTMVKADPTISIRVLQGGVENHFGFKVSYRKMYLSVTQPWPASTDTVMFHRVFWTFPPCVEAFKHCKPLISIDGTHLYGKYGGTLLMAIALNGNANILSIAFTFVEGVLVISDRHKSIDGALNVEGSLWKPPHAFQAFCTRHIAANFMTHFRNKESKKWAQHADEGRRFGHMTINISECINAVMKGSRNLPITALVKSRYFRLGELFARKGSEALAQL; encoded by the exons ATGACTTCGGATTGGTCGTTTACCCAAGGAGGTCCTGAAGAAGACCCAAGCAACGAGTTTGAGGTTGGACTACAATTTGGAAACAAGGAAGAAGTCATGTTGGCAGTTAAGCAGTACAGCATCAGGAGGGCTGCGGAGTACAAAATAGTAGAGAGTGACCATTGGAGGTACAATGTACGATGTATCCAGATCGGACCCGATTGTAATTGGAGCATACTCATATCATATCGCCGAAAGCAAGAAAAGTGGGAGGTTAGGAGATACACTGGTCCTCATACTTGCATGCAAACTTCGATGGGGCAAGATCATCGTAGGTTGGATTTGAATGTGATTGCGCAACACATTTTCACGATGGTCAAGGCCGATCCAACAATCAGCATCAGGGTTCTACAAGGAGGTGTGGAGAATCATTTTGGTTTCAAGGTGTCGTACAGAAAG ATGTACTTGTCAG TGACACAGCCGTGGCCTGCCTCGACTGACACTGTGATGTTTCATCGGGTCTTTTGGACATTTCCACCGTGTGTTGAGGccttcaagcattgcaagccacTTATCTCTATAGATGGCACCCACCTATATGGGAAATACGGTGGAACTTTGCTGATGGCCATAGCGCTAAACGGCAATGCAAACATCCTGTCCATTGCATTCACATTTGTTGAGG gggtgttagtgatttcagacagACACAAGTCCATTGATGGAGCACTGAATGTCGAAGGGAGTTTATGGAAACCGCCTCATGCCTTCCAAGCGTTTTGTACAAGACACATTGCAGCCAACTTCATGACCCACTTTAGGAACAAAGAATCGAAGAAG TGGGCACAGCATGCTGATGAGGGACGTCGATTTGGTCACATGACGATCAATATCTCCGAATGCATTAATGCTGTCATGAAGGGTTCCCGGAATTTGCCAATCACGGCTCTTGTTAAGTCAAGATATTTTCGTTTGGGTGAACTTTTTGCAAGGAAGGGTTCTGAGGCACTGGCACAACTTTAG